In Gopherus flavomarginatus isolate rGopFla2 chromosome 1, rGopFla2.mat.asm, whole genome shotgun sequence, a single genomic region encodes these proteins:
- the LOC127053231 gene encoding olfactory receptor 52M1-like gives MSSSNTTYFTKPSTFILLGIPGLETAHVWISIPFCTMYIIAILGNFSILFIVKMEQSLHKPMYYFLCMLAITDLVFYTSILPKILAIFCFSYKEISFSACLTQMYFIHCSYVMESGILLAMALDRYVAICNPLRHSMTLTNPLVAKIGLAMVLRGCIVVFPYPLLARQWPYCRTIIIPQPYCAHIAVVNLACADTRVSSYYGLFVQFCVIGVDGIFIAVSYIQILRAIFSLPTKDARLKTFETCGSHLFVILAFYIPGLIISLMNRFAQNVPLHFHVLIVNVYFLLPPMLHPIIYGVRTKQIRGRLLWLFTHKGA, from the coding sequence ATGTCAAGTTCCAACACAACCTACTTCACCAaaccctccaccttcatcctgctgggcattcctggcctggagacggcccatgtctggatctccatccccttctgcactatGTACAttatagccatcttggggaacttttccatcctgttcattgtgaagatGGAGCAGAGCCTCCATAaacccatgtactatttcctctgcatgctagCTATCACCGACCTGGTTTTTTATACGTCCATCCTGCCCAAAATACTGGCAATCTTCTGTTTCAGTTACAAGGAGAtcagtttcagtgcctgcctcactcagatgtacttcattcactgctcctatgtgatggagtctgggatcctcctggccatggctttggatcgctacgtggccatctgtaatcccctgagacattccatgACCCTGACGAACCCCCTGGTGGCCAAGATTGGGCTGGCCATGGTGCTGCGTGGTTGCATTGTTGTATTTCCCTATCCCTTACTGGCAAGACAATGGCCTTATTGTAGAACCATCATCATCCCCCAGCCATACTGCGCACACATAGCTGTGGTGAACCTGGCCTGCGCCGACACCCGTGTTAGTAGTTACTACGGCCTCTTTGTGCAATTCTGTGTGATTGGTGTGGATGGGATTTTTATCGCTGTGTCCTatatccagatcctcagggccatcttcagcctccccacaaaggacgccCGGCTCAAGACTTTTGAAACCTGCGGCTCCCACCTCTTTGTCATtttagccttttacatcccagGACTCATCATCTCCCTCATGAACAGATTTGCCCAAaatgtgcccctgcatttccatGTTCTTATTGTTAATGTGTACTTCTTGCTGCCCCCCATGCTGCACCCCATCATCTAcggggtgaggaccaaacagattcGGGGCAGGCTTCTCTGgctctttactcataaagggGCCTAA